Proteins from a genomic interval of Yoonia sp. GPGPB17:
- a CDS encoding prepilin peptidase, producing the protein MITGATLLSLAAVAVVGFAVVTGPLMLAVRAGLRQHLSPRGIKRWQKPVAIGLGSGAVVATLVCATALGPKAAVTAAALILLTLLAGIDLAWRWLPFEWTLPLLGLGLLAAAVEDHLSVAIVGLAVGAGTLLALQLYFRLIRGVEALGTGDIWLTAGLGTLSGVPVILYILTLAAVTGLLGAAIARFRGGRQRYGVAFGAHLSLAYFIFLLF; encoded by the coding sequence GTGATCACTGGTGCGACATTGCTGTCCTTAGCTGCCGTCGCGGTTGTCGGGTTCGCCGTCGTTACGGGCCCTTTGATGCTGGCTGTTCGCGCCGGGTTGCGGCAGCACCTATCGCCTCGGGGCATCAAGCGTTGGCAAAAACCTGTCGCAATTGGTTTGGGATCAGGGGCTGTGGTCGCTACGCTCGTCTGTGCGACGGCGCTTGGGCCAAAAGCGGCGGTTACGGCAGCAGCTCTCATATTGCTCACACTACTGGCGGGCATAGATTTGGCATGGCGGTGGCTGCCCTTTGAATGGACCTTACCGCTTTTGGGTTTGGGGCTCTTGGCGGCAGCAGTTGAGGATCACCTGAGTGTGGCCATTGTCGGACTGGCCGTCGGAGCGGGCACGCTCCTCGCCCTGCAGCTGTATTTTCGGCTGATCCGCGGTGTCGAAGCTTTGGGGACAGGCGACATCTGGCTGACGGCGGGGCTGGGCACATTATCTGGTGTGCCGGTGATTCTCTACATCCTAACCCTAGCGGCAGTTACCGGATTACTAGGGGCCGCAATCGCCAGATTTCGGGGCGGACGGCAACGATACGGCGTTGCATTTGGAGCACACCTTTCGTTGGCTTATTTCATTTTCCTTTTATTTTAG
- the gspD gene encoding type II secretion system secretin GspD produces the protein MKNFMLCVASAAILSGCADLADRDRNTLESWRASTILGGGDGRTAARSEGRIVSGQVVEAGNGTIYPGRQSLFRDSDFVNSSGERTVSLNLVDVSIAEAAAAILGELLRENYVLDPAVQGTVNIRSTQPISRTTAIEVFELALKQNNAALVRRGDTFAIVPLSGELSIGASVTRDVPIGYSLRVIPLRHIGAQEMATILQPFAGGNIVGVDAQRNIIVLAGTSADQRAWQETVTSFDVDWLANRSVGVFPIRGRSAQSIVNGLELVVETDSNFEPIVVFEVIPENNSILAVAKTPSALQNVSTWIRRLTQEGQNDAQVYSYDMKYARASDIAPTLAQILGVQVETADNESAELVNASFTGDQNATRIVASEATNTLLIHATNDEYQRVLGMLHRLDVPPRQVLVEATIVEVSLNDELRYGVQYFFENGGDTASLTRSTTGLEIAPDVPGFSAVFGGATPEVIVDALEDVTNVNVVSSPNLMILNNRSARLVVGDQVPISVQTAQDANENPDVFVSTVEFRDTGVIFEVTPRINSSGSVVLDIQQEVSTIGETDGSTGNPIISQRTISSAIAVDSGETIALGGLFEQRSTRGTAGLPGLARQPIWGGLFGRQSRTDSQTELLVLITPRIVNSNVDTRRITRNLRERMTSIRMDDATLSNTINTPSMQTANSADIASRRAVQSRNATIQSDVLAAVQTAVATPQQAAAGTHFTYFGAFGTEEAARAHWSGLLATNGSDLSGLQPRFARENGTVSLAVGPMDRSRASQLCVVIRSDCFSKGG, from the coding sequence ATGAAAAACTTCATGCTTTGCGTGGCGTCTGCCGCGATCCTATCTGGCTGTGCAGATCTTGCCGACCGTGACCGAAATACCCTCGAAAGCTGGCGCGCCAGTACCATCCTTGGTGGTGGTGACGGACGCACGGCTGCGCGCTCTGAAGGGCGGATTGTCAGCGGACAGGTGGTCGAAGCTGGCAATGGCACGATCTACCCCGGACGCCAGTCGCTCTTCCGTGACAGCGATTTTGTGAATAGCTCAGGCGAGCGTACTGTCTCACTCAATCTTGTTGATGTCTCGATCGCCGAAGCCGCCGCCGCGATCCTTGGCGAGTTGCTACGGGAAAACTACGTACTTGACCCCGCCGTACAGGGCACCGTCAACATCCGCTCAACCCAGCCAATCAGTCGCACCACCGCGATTGAGGTCTTTGAACTGGCACTGAAGCAAAACAATGCAGCCTTGGTGCGCCGTGGCGATACATTTGCCATCGTACCGCTGTCGGGCGAGCTGAGCATCGGTGCTTCCGTTACACGAGACGTTCCAATTGGTTATTCTTTGCGCGTCATCCCACTCCGCCACATCGGTGCGCAGGAAATGGCGACCATTCTGCAACCCTTTGCAGGTGGGAACATCGTAGGTGTGGATGCCCAGCGCAACATCATCGTGCTTGCCGGTACATCTGCTGATCAGCGCGCATGGCAGGAAACTGTTACCAGCTTTGATGTCGACTGGTTGGCCAATCGCTCTGTCGGGGTCTTCCCGATCCGTGGCCGTTCCGCTCAGTCGATTGTGAATGGGCTGGAATTGGTTGTCGAAACGGACTCCAACTTTGAACCCATCGTGGTCTTCGAGGTAATCCCGGAAAACAACTCCATCCTTGCGGTGGCCAAGACCCCAAGCGCCTTGCAAAACGTATCCACATGGATACGACGCCTGACGCAGGAAGGGCAAAATGACGCACAGGTATACTCCTACGACATGAAGTACGCCCGCGCCTCTGATATTGCGCCAACTTTGGCACAAATCCTTGGCGTTCAGGTCGAAACGGCCGATAACGAGAGCGCAGAGCTTGTGAACGCCAGCTTCACCGGTGATCAGAATGCGACCCGCATTGTCGCAAGTGAGGCGACAAATACCCTGCTCATCCATGCCACAAACGATGAATATCAGCGCGTTTTGGGCATGTTGCACAGGTTGGACGTGCCACCCCGTCAGGTGCTGGTCGAGGCCACCATCGTCGAGGTCTCCCTGAATGATGAGCTGCGCTATGGAGTGCAGTATTTCTTCGAGAACGGCGGCGATACGGCGTCTTTGACCCGCTCTACCACTGGTCTTGAGATTGCACCAGACGTGCCAGGCTTCAGCGCTGTCTTTGGCGGGGCCACGCCAGAGGTCATCGTCGACGCGCTTGAGGATGTGACCAACGTCAATGTTGTCTCCTCCCCCAACCTCATGATTCTCAACAACAGATCTGCTCGATTGGTTGTTGGTGATCAGGTTCCGATTTCGGTGCAAACCGCACAGGATGCCAACGAAAACCCTGATGTCTTCGTTTCAACTGTAGAGTTCCGCGACACGGGTGTGATCTTCGAAGTGACCCCGCGTATCAACTCTTCCGGCTCGGTCGTGCTGGACATCCAGCAAGAAGTCAGCACTATCGGTGAAACCGATGGCTCCACAGGGAACCCGATCATCTCGCAGCGGACCATTTCCAGTGCAATTGCAGTCGATAGCGGCGAAACCATTGCATTGGGCGGGCTTTTCGAACAGCGCAGCACAAGAGGCACCGCAGGTTTGCCCGGTCTGGCCCGTCAACCGATCTGGGGTGGCTTGTTCGGGCGTCAATCCCGCACAGACAGCCAGACAGAACTGCTGGTTCTGATTACGCCGCGTATCGTCAACAGCAACGTCGATACGCGCCGGATCACCCGGAACCTGCGGGAACGTATGACGAGCATCCGCATGGATGATGCGACCCTCAGCAATACGATCAACACACCATCGATGCAGACGGCGAACTCTGCCGATATTGCATCGCGCCGGGCTGTGCAGTCGCGTAACGCCACCATCCAAAGCGATGTGCTGGCAGCGGTCCAAACGGCGGTCGCAACGCCGCAGCAGGCCGCAGCGGGCACGCATTTCACCTACTTTGGCGCCTTTGGCACCGAAGAGGCTGCGCGCGCCCATTGGTCTGGCCTTCTGGCCACAAACGGATCTGATCTGTCGGGGTTGCAACCACGCTTTGCCCGCGAGAACGGAACCGTCAGCCTTGCCGTCGGACCGATGGATCGCAGCCGCGCATCACAGCTATGTGTCGTCATCCGCTCGGATTGCTTTAGCAAAGGCGGCTAA